Proteins from a single region of Syngnathus typhle isolate RoL2023-S1 ecotype Sweden linkage group LG10, RoL_Styp_1.0, whole genome shotgun sequence:
- the serinc2l gene encoding serine incorporator 2, translated as MGACMALCSLASCASCLCGSAPCLLCGCCPSSNNSTVTRLVFSFFLLLGTFVSAIMIFPGMETQLRKIPGFCQGGSTIPGFENQFDCDVIVGYKSVYRICFAMTCFFFLFFIIMIRVRSSKDPRASLQNGFWFFKFLILVGIMVGAFFITDPVFHTVWYYFGLLGSLLFIIIQLILLIDFAHSWNKAWVGNAENNDNKCWYAGLLSFTFLFYALAFTAIVLFYHYYTRSDDCTEHKVIISLNLIFCVIVSIVSILPKVQEAQPYSGLLQASLISLYTMYVTWSALTNNPNRKCNPSLLSLVSNVSSPSPSSEPPPGQLQWWDAQSVVGLLIFFLCTIYASMRSSTNTQVNKLLQTEEGGGEAGENLGQDGVRRAVDNEEDGVTYNYSAFHFHLALASLYIMMTLTNWYLPDTTTQAMRSSMPAVWVKVCSSWLGLSLYLWTLVAPLIFTDRDFN; from the exons ATGGGAGCATGTATGGCACTATGTTCGTTAGCCAGCTGC GCTTCGTGTCTGTGTGGCTCTGCACCATGTCTGCTGTGTGGCTGTTGTCCCTCCTCCAACAACTCCACTGTCACGCGCCTAGTTTTCAGCTTCTTTTTGCTACTCGGGACCTTTGTGTCAGCCATCATGATCTTTCCCGGAATGGAAACTCAACTGCGCAAA ATCCCGGGATTTTGCCAGGGTGGAAGCACTATACCTGGCTTTGAAAACCAGTTTGACTGCGACGTCATCGTGGGCTACAAATCTGTATATCGTATTTGCTTTGCAATGACCTGcttcttctttctcttcttcatcatcatgaTTCGTGTCAGGAGCAGCAAAGACCCGCGTGCGTCTTTGCAAAACGG tTTCTGGTTCTTTAAATTTCTCATCCTAGTTGGGATTATGGTGGGAGCCTTTTTCATCACTGATCCGGTATTCCATACCG TGTGGTACTATTTTGGACTACTGGGCTCGCTTTTATTCATTATCATTCAACTCATACTCCTCATTGACTTTGCGCACTCCTGGAACAAAGCGTGGGTAGGAAATGCTGAAAATAACGACAACAAGTGCTGGTATGCAG GCCTGCTGTCTTTCACCTTCTTGTTCTACGCCCTGGCTTTTACCGCCATCGTGTTGTTTTATCATTATTACACACGATCAGATGACTGCACAGAGCACAAGGTCATCATCAGCCTCAATCTTATCTTCTGTGTCATCGTCTCCATCGTGTCCATCCTCCCCAAAGTTCAG GAAGCCCAGCCTTACTCTGGCCTGCTGCAAGcttctctcatctctctctacaccatGTACGTGACTTGGTCCGCACTAACCAACAATCCAA atcgcAAGTGTAACCCCAGCCTACTGAGTCTAGTGTCGAATGTCAGCAGCCCCTCACCCTCCAGCGAGCCCCCACCAGGCCAGTTGCAATGGTGGGATGCTCAGAGCGTCGTTGGCTTGCTCATCTTTTTCTTATGCACCATCTACGCTAG CATGCGTTCATCCACCAACACTCAGGTCAACAAGTTGCTGCAAACGGAGGAGGGCGGCGGCGAGGCTGGAGAAAACTTAGGCCAGGACGGCGTGCGCAGGGCCGTGGATAACGAGGAGGACGGCGTGACTTATAACTACTCGGCCTTCCACTTTCATCTGGCTCTGGCGTCGCTGTACATCATGATGACCCTCACCAACTGGTACCT ACCCGACACCACCACGCAAGCCATGCGGAGCAGCATGCCGGCCGTGTGGGTGAAGGTGTGCTCCAGCTGGCTGGGTCTCAGCCTGTATCTGTGGACCCTCGTAGCCCCTCTCATCTTCACCGACCGAGATTTCAACTGA
- the stmn1b gene encoding stathmin 1b produces MDHVADIQVKELSKRSSGHAFELILRPTSPDAKVQFPLSPVQKKEISLDEIMKKLEAAEERRKNHEAELLKNLAEKREHEKEVIQRAIDECDKFSQNTLEKLTQKMVAAQERHGIHEAEVLKNIAEKREREKEVLQRAFDECCNFSKTTQEKLTQKMLAAEERYKRHEAEVLKQLAEKREREREVLQRALDDCSNFSKRAEEKLNQKMEANQENRQARLAALDKKLKEKEKKIEESKKTRE; encoded by the exons ATGGATCACGTTGCAG ATATCCAAGTTAAGGAGCTGAGCAAGCGTAGTTCAGGGCACGCCTTTGAGCTCATCCTGAGACCTACCTCCCCTGATGCAAAAGTACAATTTCCACTGTCCCCTGtccaaaagaaagaaatttcACTGGATGAGATTATGAAGAAGCTGGAGGCTGCCGAGGAGAGACGCAAG AACCACGAGGCTGAATTACTCAAAAATCTAGCAGAGAAACGAGAGCATGAGAAGGAAGTGATCCAGAGGGCCATTGATGAATGCGACAAATTCAGCCAGAACACCCTGGAGAAGCTCACTCAAAAAATGGTGGCTGCACAAGAGCGACACGGG ATCCATGAGGCTGAGGTGCTGAAAAATATCGCGGAGAAGAGAGAACGTGAGAAGGAAGTGCTCCAGAGGGCCTTTGATGAATGCTGCAACTTCAGCAAGACCACTCAGGAGAAGCTTACTCAGAAGATGCTTGCTGCAGAGGAGAGATACAAA CGCCACGAGGCTGAAGTGCTGAAGCAATTGGCTGAGAaacgagagcgcgagagagaagtGCTCCAGAGGGCTTTGGATGATTGTAGCAATTTTAGCAAGAGAGCTGAGGAGAAGCTCAACCAGAAGATGGAAGCAAACCAAGAAAACCGCCAAGCGCGATTGGCTGCTCTCGATAAGAAACTCAAAGAGAAA gaaaagaaaattgaagaatCAAAGAAGACAAGGGAGTGA